From a single Coriobacteriaceae bacterium genomic region:
- a CDS encoding response regulator: MSEGWNILVVDDESPIRAELRYLLEKDARVGQIAEAGNVTEAVESILSNKPDVLFLDITMPGRSGIELAETLQNLKTPPVVVFVTAFAEFAADAYNLDAVDYVVKPVEDARLSKALDKIEAALGARRVIHAPRQPLRLTVDRGGKKVFIPAADVCYFEARADFCNAICAEGTYLINESISSLERRLDSEGFIRVHRSYLVNLEDVHNVEIGSTGLMELRLDRVNSTVPVSRRRAAEVKSHLGLA, from the coding sequence CGCTATCTGTTGGAAAAGGATGCGCGTGTGGGTCAGATTGCCGAGGCGGGCAATGTCACCGAAGCCGTGGAGTCGATTCTGTCGAACAAGCCCGACGTGCTGTTTTTAGACATTACCATGCCCGGTCGCTCGGGAATTGAGCTTGCCGAGACGCTGCAGAACCTAAAGACGCCGCCGGTGGTTGTGTTTGTGACAGCGTTTGCCGAATTTGCCGCCGATGCGTATAACCTCGATGCGGTCGACTATGTCGTCAAGCCGGTCGAGGACGCACGCCTGTCAAAGGCACTCGACAAGATCGAGGCAGCCTTGGGTGCCCGTCGTGTTATCCATGCTCCGCGCCAACCTTTGCGTCTGACGGTGGACCGCGGGGGCAAAAAGGTGTTCATTCCCGCCGCAGACGTCTGCTACTTTGAGGCGCGCGCCGATTTTTGCAACGCCATCTGCGCCGAGGGAACGTACCTGATCAATGAGTCGATCTCTTCGCTCGAGCGTCGCTTGGACTCCGAGGGCTTTATTCGCGTTCATCGCAGCTACCTGGTCAATTTGGAAGACGTGCACAATGTTGAGATTGGCTCCACGGGGTTGATGGAGCTCAGGCTCGACCGCGTGAACTCGACGGTACCGGTGTCCCGTCGTCGTGCCGCCGAGGTCAAGTCGCACCTGGGGCTTGCGTAG
- a CDS encoding histidine kinase has protein sequence MIDRRAQRDSSISIFRIIAVACAICVLVYFIFALVTGIEPIPTVIACALLCIFLCIFIFLTLNPDSVRSQYTEETLSVASAMLEDIKGGLTQESARLVCRRILPETRAMTVAITDEGNVLACAGEFEEKLLPDSPIHTLATRYVIEHGIVQSFNRMVNVVGSDGSHNQVPAGIIAPIKVGDRTVGTLKFYYKTPRAVDRTQYALASGFAEILSTQLAIHELEVQKELTARAEVRALQAQINPHFLFNTLNTIASFTRTDPLRARELLREFSSFYRATLDNSGSLIPVSREVAQTKRYLTFEKARFGEDRVLATFDVSEDVEDTLVPAFVIQPIVENAVRHGMGDDDALRIDVTVHQDGEDAILIAVADNGVGMDEGTAARLFDERSARPDASSPQGGGAGVAMHNISERIHRFYGPHSYTRVESAPGKGTKVLLHLDLSESIFDIQE, from the coding sequence ATGATCGACCGCCGCGCCCAGCGCGATAGTTCAATATCAATCTTTCGCATCATTGCCGTTGCCTGCGCCATTTGCGTGCTGGTGTACTTTATTTTTGCCTTGGTGACCGGTATCGAGCCGATCCCCACGGTGATTGCCTGCGCGCTGCTGTGCATCTTTCTGTGCATCTTTATCTTCTTGACGCTCAATCCCGATTCGGTGCGCTCCCAGTACACCGAGGAGACGCTCTCGGTGGCCTCGGCCATGCTTGAGGACATTAAGGGCGGTCTGACGCAGGAGTCGGCGCGTTTGGTGTGCCGGCGCATTTTGCCCGAGACGCGCGCCATGACGGTGGCCATCACCGACGAGGGCAACGTGTTGGCCTGCGCAGGCGAGTTTGAGGAAAAACTACTGCCAGATTCTCCCATCCACACGCTTGCCACACGCTACGTTATCGAACATGGCATCGTGCAGTCGTTCAACCGTATGGTGAATGTCGTGGGCTCGGATGGCTCGCACAACCAAGTCCCCGCCGGCATTATCGCCCCCATCAAGGTGGGCGATCGTACCGTCGGCACGCTCAAGTTCTACTACAAGACCCCGCGCGCCGTCGACCGTACCCAGTACGCGCTTGCCTCGGGCTTTGCCGAGATCTTGTCCACGCAGCTCGCCATCCACGAGCTCGAGGTGCAAAAGGAACTCACGGCGCGCGCCGAGGTGCGTGCGCTGCAAGCGCAGATTAACCCGCACTTCCTGTTCAACACGCTGAACACCATTGCATCGTTTACGCGCACCGACCCGCTGCGGGCCCGCGAACTGCTTCGTGAGTTCTCATCGTTCTATCGTGCCACGCTCGACAACTCGGGATCGCTTATTCCGGTCTCGCGCGAGGTTGCACAGACCAAGCGCTACCTTACCTTTGAGAAGGCCCGCTTTGGCGAGGACCGCGTGCTTGCGACGTTCGATGTGTCCGAGGACGTGGAAGATACGCTGGTGCCGGCGTTCGTGATCCAGCCGATTGTCGAGAACGCCGTACGTCATGGTATGGGCGATGACGACGCCCTGAGGATCGACGTGACCGTTCACCAAGACGGCGAGGATGCAATCTTGATTGCCGTGGCCGATAATGGCGTGGGCATGGATGAGGGTACCGCCGCCAGACTGTTTGACGAGCGCTCTGCCCGTCCCGACGCCAGCTCTCCCCAGGGTGGCGGCGCCGGTGTGGCCATGCACAATATTTCGGAGCGCATCCATCGCTTTTATGGGCCGCACTCCTATACGCGTGTCGAATCGGCGCCGGGCAAGGGCACCAAAGTGCTCCTTCATCTTGATTTGTCAGAGAGCATCTTTGACATTCAAGAGTAG
- a CDS encoding MFS transporter encodes MKYTKLERNWVMYDVGNSALVLLNTSVVPIYFNAINTGASSADLVVAWGNAQTIASLVIAMLMPILGALADYAGNKIKFFLGFFLTGLVLCLAQAIPMSAMAFLTVYVLCTIGLNSSMTFYDAMLPDITTDERMDAVSSSGYAWGYIGSTVPFVICLALIMGGPALGVPTMLATRLSFIITGAWWLVFTLPLIRTYKQKYGRERGPEDTIGHIVGGVFSEVGHTMREIAHNKTVLVYMIAFFFYIDGVHTVISMATSYGSALGIDSTQLVLALLVTQFVAFPSAIIYGKLAGRVGTLNMILVAVAAYMGIVLFAAFFLKTAFEFWVLAIMVGLFQGGVQALSRSYFGRIIPKEKSNEYYGFFDIFGRYASVMGTFLVSVVTSLTGNPSLGVLSIGVLLIVGFMLLVRLSRMTRAAEHAA; translated from the coding sequence ATGAAATACACCAAGCTCGAGCGTAACTGGGTTATGTATGATGTGGGCAATTCGGCCCTCGTGCTGCTCAATACCTCGGTGGTGCCCATTTACTTTAACGCCATCAATACCGGCGCTTCTTCGGCCGACCTGGTGGTCGCCTGGGGCAATGCGCAGACGATTGCCTCGCTGGTCATCGCCATGCTCATGCCCATTCTGGGCGCGCTTGCCGACTACGCCGGCAACAAGATCAAGTTCTTCTTGGGCTTCTTCCTCACGGGCCTGGTGCTTTGCCTGGCGCAGGCTATCCCAATGTCCGCCATGGCATTTTTGACCGTGTACGTGCTGTGCACCATCGGCCTTAACTCTTCTATGACGTTCTACGACGCCATGCTGCCCGACATTACCACCGACGAGCGCATGGACGCCGTGTCCAGCTCGGGCTATGCCTGGGGCTACATCGGTTCCACCGTGCCGTTCGTCATCTGCCTGGCGCTCATCATGGGTGGCCCCGCTCTTGGCGTCCCTACCATGCTGGCAACGCGTCTGTCGTTTATCATCACTGGTGCCTGGTGGCTCGTCTTTACCCTGCCGCTCATTCGCACCTATAAGCAAAAGTACGGTCGCGAGCGCGGTCCCGAGGACACTATCGGCCACATCGTGGGCGGTGTGTTCTCCGAGGTCGGACACACCATGCGCGAGATCGCCCACAACAAGACCGTGCTGGTCTACATGATCGCGTTCTTCTTCTATATCGACGGTGTGCACACGGTCATTTCCATGGCAACCAGCTACGGATCGGCCTTGGGCATCGATTCGACCCAGTTGGTCCTGGCGCTGCTCGTTACGCAGTTCGTGGCCTTTCCGTCCGCCATCATCTACGGCAAGCTCGCCGGCCGCGTGGGCACGCTCAACATGATCTTGGTGGCAGTCGCCGCCTATATGGGCATTGTGCTGTTCGCCGCGTTCTTCCTAAAGACCGCCTTTGAGTTTTGGGTGCTTGCCATTATGGTCGGCCTGTTCCAGGGCGGCGTGCAGGCGCTCAGCCGTAGCTACTTTGGCCGCATTATCCCCAAGGAAAAGTCCAACGAGTACTACGGCTTCTTTGACATCTTTGGTCGTTATGCAAGCGTTATGGGCACCTTCCTGGTGTCGGTCGTCACCTCGCTGACCGGCAACCCGTCGCTGGGCGTCCTTTCCATTGGCGTGCTGCTGATCGTTGGCTTTATGCTGCTGGTCCGCCTGTCCCGCATGACTCGGGCGGCAGAGCATGCCGCATAG
- a CDS encoding zinc dependent phospholipase C family protein, whose product MPALITHHLFGEESIDRLPQGVITSDEERIAFILGNQGPDPFFFHILTPRVSDCTLLAQVMHRSRMSRQFACLRDGVSHLLPRDASLGRAFALGLLSHYVLDRNAHPFVYEQQFGIVESDSELEDSSSQVHAVIESDLDVLMLQLKRDGATVDDYPPAGEIVTTDRINRVAGVLMSYVAGRVYGIDIPAGEYGAAVANMQRLYRAIEPAGSAKTRAISLVEGLVHDYSLLDGLAHRVTTELPERTGNLGHLTWKNPFTDEVSNESFPEVFDRALVDYECTVARFIETGDMDAVTSHVNYSGRVLNADEEFDREE is encoded by the coding sequence ATGCCCGCGCTTATCACCCATCATCTGTTTGGCGAGGAAAGCATCGACCGTCTTCCGCAGGGCGTCATCACGTCCGATGAAGAGCGCATTGCCTTTATCTTGGGCAACCAAGGCCCCGACCCGTTTTTCTTTCACATTCTGACACCGCGTGTTTCCGACTGCACGCTGCTGGCGCAGGTCATGCATCGGTCGCGTATGTCTCGCCAGTTCGCGTGCCTGCGCGACGGCGTGTCGCATCTGCTGCCGCGCGACGCCAGCTTGGGTCGCGCCTTTGCGCTGGGCCTGCTGTCTCATTACGTGCTCGACCGCAACGCCCATCCCTTTGTCTATGAGCAGCAGTTTGGCATCGTGGAGTCCGATTCAGAGCTTGAGGATTCGAGCAGTCAGGTCCATGCCGTGATCGAGAGCGACCTGGATGTACTGATGCTGCAGCTTAAACGCGATGGCGCTACGGTCGACGATTACCCGCCGGCGGGCGAGATCGTCACTACCGATCGCATCAATCGCGTGGCCGGCGTGCTGATGAGCTATGTTGCCGGACGCGTGTACGGCATTGACATTCCGGCGGGGGAGTACGGTGCTGCCGTTGCCAATATGCAGCGACTTTACCGCGCGATTGAGCCGGCCGGCTCCGCAAAGACGCGCGCGATCTCGCTGGTTGAGGGCTTGGTGCACGACTACTCGCTGCTCGACGGCCTTGCCCATCGCGTGACGACGGAGCTGCCCGAGCGCACCGGTAACCTGGGCCATCTGACATGGAAGAATCCCTTTACCGACGAGGTCTCGAACGAGAGTTTCCCCGAGGTCTTTGATCGCGCGCTGGTCGATTACGAGTGCACGGTCGCACGTTTTATCGAGACCGGTGACATGGATGCCGTGACCAGTCACGTCAACTACAGCGGTCGCGTGCTCAATGCCGATGAGGAGTTCGACCGCGAGGAATAG
- a CDS encoding glycosyltransferase family 2 protein, with product MNATVVIPTYWAGDDACANAPGTYDHSTRLNADNPELDRCLTSLEQVRDIPRIILLVVCPVSATADVSLRVHDIVNAHPTLKVTVVTNTQASRIADRVAQIAPKGSGECVSLRGYGAIRNMGLACAAVLGHDAVVFLDDDETVIDADFMKRATYALGQQTRQGLPILVKSGYFYDRDGSPLAPTDKAGICHRWWTKRIEFNRWMKKALSGTRISRSNYVCGGLMALHARAFTRVAFDPFITRGEDLDYLFNMRMFGYDVWFDNEWTVRHLPPESEKRSPRFMQDVYRWYYERAKLTFAAHQKELIPVTAASLMPYPGPWISRELDDRVRKTAMVRSVFTREHEGYLRIWRHGIDEAKAYARQNAASYLRFQSFWPKIMDGLWRDAQLISILEGAE from the coding sequence ATGAACGCCACGGTCGTGATTCCAACGTATTGGGCGGGCGATGACGCTTGCGCAAACGCCCCTGGCACCTATGATCATTCGACGCGACTCAACGCCGACAATCCCGAACTCGACCGCTGCCTGACCTCGCTCGAGCAGGTGCGCGACATTCCACGTATTATCTTGCTGGTGGTTTGCCCCGTTTCTGCCACAGCCGATGTGTCGTTGCGCGTGCACGATATCGTCAACGCACATCCTACGCTCAAGGTCACCGTTGTCACCAATACTCAGGCATCGCGTATCGCCGACCGAGTGGCGCAGATTGCGCCCAAGGGTTCGGGCGAGTGCGTGAGCCTGCGAGGCTACGGTGCCATCCGTAACATGGGCCTTGCCTGCGCGGCGGTGCTGGGGCACGATGCGGTTGTCTTTTTGGATGACGACGAGACCGTCATCGACGCCGACTTTATGAAGCGTGCGACGTATGCACTGGGGCAGCAGACGCGCCAGGGCTTGCCGATCTTGGTCAAAAGCGGCTACTTCTACGATCGCGATGGATCGCCGCTGGCCCCTACGGACAAGGCGGGTATCTGTCATCGCTGGTGGACCAAGCGCATCGAGTTCAATCGCTGGATGAAAAAGGCGCTTTCGGGTACCCGCATCTCGCGTTCCAACTACGTGTGCGGTGGCCTGATGGCCCTGCATGCCCGCGCCTTTACCCGTGTGGCCTTCGACCCGTTTATCACCCGTGGCGAGGACTTGGATTACCTCTTTAACATGCGCATGTTTGGCTACGACGTGTGGTTCGATAACGAGTGGACCGTGCGCCATCTGCCTCCGGAGTCCGAAAAGCGCTCACCGCGCTTTATGCAGGATGTATACCGTTGGTACTACGAAAGGGCAAAGTTGACATTCGCCGCGCATCAAAAGGAGCTCATTCCCGTTACGGCGGCATCGCTCATGCCCTACCCGGGCCCGTGGATTTCGCGCGAGCTCGACGACCGCGTGCGCAAGACCGCTATGGTCCGCAGCGTGTTTACCCGCGAGCATGAGGGCTACCTGCGCATCTGGCGCCATGGTATCGACGAGGCAAAGGCCTATGCGCGCCAAAACGCTGCAAGCTACCTGCGTTTCCAGAGCTTTTGGCCCAAGATCATGGACGGGCTTTGGCGTGACGCACAACTGATCAGTATCCTGGAGGGGGCCGAATGA